One Fontisphaera persica DNA window includes the following coding sequences:
- a CDS encoding Ig-like domain-containing protein, whose amino-acid sequence MISRRGALVLGAIVLAAVSAVRFAQYQPAPPDSPVFLAAQPFAKAPTSPVLAAVPVTPRLSAPAAGEVDEHVHAASHAPTVPAPRRLGDGWAVEPPETILAAFQHWVGRYVRASDAERESMLPEGVALARERLTLMTEWIQSDPERALGRAVPPWVREALPAAVREQVEQWVNSTAHYEVLCVLPAGASQPGGLVRTAQWADMRCRVYTFGRGLDYVTRPQVPLQGVVVPRPPNQALAHESVASATHLMALDPQPARYLDAPELEAHLAAVGQDAPCLVSGQSWTAQGTPAALQLGGEVRTFASPAMAARWLEEQPALQNLDDPLPPDNLPIAASSYTEGRKRFILFRVDFPDYAGEVMTTNEALTLMRDLSQWMAEVSQGKLTLAPVGEGSDITPTMRLPNDVESYQNMGTLLGACRTAATALGYDMNKYDFYFVCTAGKPTATFAGLGYVGGVGFWLANRYWDVRTGAHEFGHNLGLGHANWWNTSGASMLGTGTSEEYGDPFDTMGGSGGGARHFSSFSKNKLGWIPDADCPTVSTSGFYRIYAHDDPRASGLRGLRFRRSNGDYWMEFRQLFTGNRALMNGLAFRWVGGSTTLLDATPGSSGNKDDHPLVIGRTFSDSKLGLHVTPIGKGNTYPQSLDLIIQVGAFPNNRRPQTRVTASATQVAVNTPVQFSVAASDPDGDALAYYWDFGNGNYSVENQPTATQSFSSAGEYAVHCIVSDMKGGVSAGAVVVRVGSPTTFQITGRVLTTNAQPVPGMWVRVNASRYAISQDDGSFLLTQLGAGSHSLAVYEPFYNELNFVNPFFNNPVTVGPSFAGADFVQFPGSLFITTPLVARESRWKYLDDGSNQGTAWRQPGFNDAAWASGNGPLGYGQGGERTTLSYGGVSTNKHITYYFRTTFTNQTPPSAFSNLVLEVLRDDGVLVWLNGQEIFRDNLPTGAVSYTTRAVAAVEPDNYLRTELSPTVLQVGVNTLAVEMHQVEATSSDLYFDLALTGMSRTNAANLQIFYLASPRPGEVFTYPTNISLNAVAQSDATAVTQVRIYANDQLLIADSTPPYAGFWPQAPVGQHQLYAVATLASGQMLTIAPVAITVKMPEPPPTPAVTNLVIAPGSRWHFFTGPTGAPPAWAALEFDASSWSNGLAELGYGENDEATRLSYGTNSNNKWITAYFRQAFVVADPYTITNAVLQLKRDDGAVVYLNGQEILRDLMPSGPVAFDTLATMAADDDGKTFFSFSFSSLPLLPGTNVLAVEVHQNAVTSSDLSFDLGLTVWLSTNRPRGVYWVTPTNGATLPAGAVSLAVQAVGGGGSPFQRISYYANGQFLGEVPAPFLFTWANPPVEHVELLAVATDAAGMTITSAPVQVTFTAPAPFQSWVAWGEVWKYWDDRQPPADTWTTLTYADHAWKAGAARLGYGGDGERTVINDGGDPAFRHITAWFRKTFQASPAGLTQLELRLICDDGAVVYLNGQEVFRHNLPAGPISHNSLALNAVSGADETTPVSVALSPTLLRSGTNVLAVEVHQSSITSSDLGFDLELVGRRMVPAAPAVAYITSPPQGARLVAPPALTLNAFAMADSQTARQVTYFINGQRHGAALVYPFAYPWQNPPPGEHALVAVAEFEGGLAVTSAPVTITVTPLPLPVQPVMTTWIPAGAHWRYWDNVSAVQPGWNQTSFNDATWPLGQARFGWGWDGERTEITSGRITHYFRNTFVVTNPALYTELVFQLVRDDGAVVYLNGREIFRSNMPEGSVTASTLAATTVNTPDETTYFESIVPALSAGLLAGTNVVAVELHQSSATSSDGGFDLQLTGRGTTEPRLLLLRPAPGQLVVVGEAMTLQAAAWTGLASGGETIEFWVGNQKIGETAPGETQWIWPNPALGSYQITARVRLANGTELVSAPVSVTVQYPPYQATLITTGAVWRYWDRGSLPATNWQRRAYSDAAWGSGPARLGYGDDGEVTTLQTGPSNNKYLSYYFRRWFSVPSGVTLTNLVFRLLRDDGAVVYLNGGEVFRSNMPQGPVGYATLASSAVSGTDEQTYFELNAPVAGVLPGLNLLAVEIHQNSATSSDLAFDLAVEGRGFQGPSPATLAPPPEYQAGQLRLLWPAHMHGWELYASPALGPQADWQPVTESLLLTNGFYLFRTTPTGASRYFRLEQR is encoded by the coding sequence ATGATTTCACGCCGCGGGGCGCTGGTCCTTGGCGCCATTGTGTTGGCGGCGGTGTCGGCTGTTCGCTTTGCCCAATACCAGCCTGCGCCGCCTGATTCCCCGGTTTTCCTTGCAGCTCAGCCGTTCGCCAAAGCGCCCACCTCTCCGGTGTTGGCGGCTGTCCCTGTTACCCCCCGCCTGTCTGCACCTGCCGCAGGGGAGGTGGATGAGCACGTGCACGCCGCTTCTCACGCCCCGACTGTGCCCGCCCCCCGCCGGCTGGGAGACGGCTGGGCCGTCGAGCCGCCCGAAACAATTCTGGCGGCCTTTCAACACTGGGTGGGGCGGTATGTCAGGGCCAGCGATGCGGAAAGGGAATCTATGCTTCCAGAGGGAGTGGCGCTGGCACGCGAGCGCCTGACGCTGATGACGGAATGGATTCAAAGCGACCCCGAGCGGGCCCTGGGGCGGGCGGTGCCCCCGTGGGTGCGTGAGGCCTTGCCGGCGGCCGTGCGGGAGCAGGTGGAACAATGGGTCAACAGCACTGCCCACTACGAAGTTTTGTGTGTGCTGCCCGCCGGCGCAAGCCAGCCGGGAGGCCTGGTGCGCACAGCCCAATGGGCAGACATGCGCTGCCGGGTTTATACGTTTGGGCGGGGTTTGGACTATGTGACACGCCCCCAGGTGCCGTTGCAAGGTGTCGTGGTGCCGCGGCCGCCCAATCAGGCGCTGGCGCATGAATCGGTGGCGTCCGCCACCCACTTGATGGCCTTGGACCCCCAACCCGCGCGGTATTTGGACGCGCCCGAGTTGGAAGCCCACCTGGCCGCGGTAGGCCAAGACGCGCCCTGTCTGGTTTCCGGTCAATCGTGGACCGCTCAAGGCACCCCGGCAGCGTTGCAGCTTGGCGGCGAGGTACGCACTTTCGCCAGCCCGGCAATGGCCGCGCGCTGGTTGGAAGAGCAGCCTGCCCTGCAAAACCTTGATGACCCGCTACCGCCTGACAACTTGCCGATTGCCGCCTCTTCCTACACTGAGGGGCGCAAGCGATTCATCCTCTTCCGGGTGGACTTCCCGGACTACGCCGGCGAGGTCATGACCACCAATGAAGCCCTGACCTTGATGCGCGACCTCAGCCAGTGGATGGCGGAAGTCTCTCAAGGCAAGCTCACGCTTGCGCCCGTGGGCGAGGGCTCGGACATCACTCCCACCATGCGGCTGCCCAATGACGTGGAAAGCTATCAAAACATGGGCACCCTGTTGGGCGCCTGCCGCACCGCCGCCACGGCGCTGGGGTACGACATGAACAAGTATGATTTCTATTTTGTCTGCACTGCCGGCAAACCCACGGCGACCTTTGCCGGTTTGGGGTATGTGGGTGGGGTGGGTTTCTGGCTGGCCAATCGCTATTGGGACGTGCGCACGGGCGCGCATGAATTCGGCCATAACCTGGGGCTGGGCCATGCCAACTGGTGGAACACCAGCGGCGCCAGCATGTTGGGCACGGGCACCAGTGAGGAATACGGCGACCCCTTCGATACCATGGGCGGCAGCGGGGGCGGCGCGCGGCACTTCTCTTCGTTCAGCAAAAACAAACTGGGCTGGATTCCCGATGCCGACTGCCCCACGGTGAGCACCAGCGGTTTTTACCGGATTTACGCGCACGATGACCCCCGGGCCAGCGGCCTGCGCGGCCTGCGCTTCCGCCGGAGCAATGGCGATTACTGGATGGAATTCCGGCAGTTGTTCACGGGCAACCGCGCGTTGATGAACGGCCTGGCCTTCCGGTGGGTGGGCGGCAGCACCACTTTGCTGGATGCCACGCCCGGCTCCTCCGGCAACAAGGATGACCATCCGCTGGTCATCGGACGCACCTTTAGCGACAGCAAACTTGGCCTGCATGTGACGCCCATCGGCAAGGGCAACACCTATCCGCAGTCCCTGGACTTAATCATCCAGGTGGGCGCGTTCCCGAACAACCGCCGGCCCCAGACGCGCGTGACGGCCTCCGCCACGCAGGTGGCCGTCAACACCCCCGTGCAGTTCAGCGTCGCCGCCTCCGACCCGGATGGCGATGCGCTGGCGTATTACTGGGATTTTGGCAATGGCAACTACAGCGTGGAAAATCAGCCCACCGCGACGCAGTCCTTTTCCAGCGCCGGGGAATACGCCGTGCATTGCATCGTCAGCGACATGAAAGGCGGGGTGAGTGCCGGGGCGGTGGTGGTGCGGGTGGGCAGCCCCACGACGTTTCAAATCACCGGCCGCGTGCTGACCACCAACGCCCAGCCAGTGCCGGGCATGTGGGTGCGGGTCAACGCCTCACGCTACGCCATCAGCCAGGACGACGGCTCCTTCCTCCTCACCCAGCTCGGCGCGGGCAGCCATTCCTTGGCCGTTTATGAGCCGTTTTACAATGAGCTGAACTTTGTGAATCCCTTCTTCAACAACCCCGTGACAGTGGGGCCAAGTTTTGCGGGGGCGGATTTTGTGCAATTTCCAGGCTCCCTGTTCATCACCACTCCCCTGGTGGCCCGGGAAAGCCGGTGGAAATACCTGGATGACGGCTCGAATCAGGGCACCGCGTGGCGGCAGCCCGGTTTTAACGATGCCGCATGGGCCAGCGGCAACGGCCCGCTCGGCTACGGCCAGGGCGGCGAGCGGACCACGCTGAGTTATGGCGGGGTCAGTACCAACAAACACATCACCTACTACTTCCGCACCACCTTCACCAATCAAACCCCGCCCAGCGCCTTCAGCAATCTGGTGCTGGAAGTCCTGCGCGATGATGGCGTCCTGGTCTGGCTCAACGGGCAGGAAATCTTCCGCGACAACCTGCCCACCGGCGCCGTCAGTTACACCACCCGCGCTGTGGCGGCGGTGGAGCCGGATAATTATCTCCGGACAGAACTTTCGCCCACGGTGCTCCAGGTGGGCGTCAACACGCTGGCCGTGGAAATGCATCAGGTGGAGGCGACCAGCTCGGATTTGTATTTCGATCTCGCGCTCACCGGCATGAGCCGCACCAATGCGGCCAACCTGCAAATTTTCTACCTGGCCAGCCCCCGGCCCGGAGAGGTCTTCACCTACCCCACCAACATCAGCCTGAATGCCGTGGCCCAAAGCGATGCCACCGCCGTGACGCAGGTGCGAATCTACGCCAACGACCAGCTTTTAATTGCCGATTCCACCCCGCCTTATGCCGGGTTCTGGCCCCAGGCGCCGGTGGGTCAGCATCAACTTTATGCCGTCGCCACGCTGGCCAGCGGCCAGATGCTCACCATCGCCCCGGTGGCCATTACCGTGAAAATGCCGGAGCCGCCGCCCACGCCGGCGGTCACCAATCTGGTCATCGCTCCCGGCTCCCGCTGGCACTTCTTCACCGGCCCCACCGGCGCGCCACCCGCCTGGGCGGCGTTGGAGTTTGATGCCTCCAGTTGGAGCAATGGCCTGGCCGAACTGGGCTATGGGGAGAATGACGAAGCCACCCGATTAAGTTACGGCACCAACAGCAACAACAAATGGATTACCGCTTATTTCCGCCAAGCCTTTGTGGTGGCCGACCCCTACACCATCACCAACGCCGTGTTGCAATTAAAACGCGACGACGGCGCGGTGGTGTATCTCAACGGCCAGGAAATCCTGCGTGACCTTATGCCCTCCGGGCCGGTGGCTTTCGACACCCTCGCCACCATGGCCGCTGACGACGACGGCAAAACCTTTTTCAGCTTCTCCTTCTCGTCCCTGCCATTGCTGCCCGGCACCAACGTGCTGGCTGTGGAAGTGCATCAAAATGCGGTGACCAGTTCAGACCTGAGCTTCGACCTCGGACTCACCGTCTGGCTTTCCACCAATCGCCCGCGCGGAGTCTATTGGGTGACTCCCACCAACGGAGCCACCCTGCCGGCGGGCGCGGTGTCCCTGGCCGTTCAAGCCGTGGGCGGCGGTGGCTCCCCCTTCCAGCGCATCAGCTATTACGCCAACGGCCAGTTCCTGGGCGAAGTGCCCGCGCCTTTCCTCTTTACCTGGGCCAACCCGCCGGTGGAGCATGTGGAGTTATTGGCGGTGGCCACCGATGCCGCCGGCATGACCATCACCAGCGCGCCGGTACAGGTGACCTTCACCGCCCCCGCTCCTTTCCAAAGCTGGGTGGCGTGGGGCGAAGTGTGGAAATACTGGGATGACCGCCAGCCGCCGGCCGACACCTGGACCACCCTCACTTACGCCGACCACGCCTGGAAAGCGGGGGCCGCCCGGTTGGGCTACGGCGGGGACGGCGAGCGTACCGTGATTAATGACGGCGGCGACCCTGCTTTCCGCCATATCACCGCGTGGTTCCGCAAAACCTTCCAAGCCAGTCCTGCAGGACTGACCCAGCTTGAGCTGCGGCTCATTTGCGACGATGGCGCGGTGGTGTATCTGAACGGCCAGGAGGTTTTCCGGCACAACCTGCCCGCCGGCCCCATCAGTCACAACAGTCTGGCGTTAAACGCCGTGAGCGGGGCTGATGAAACCACGCCCGTTAGTGTGGCCCTGAGTCCCACGCTGCTGCGCTCCGGCACCAACGTCCTGGCGGTGGAAGTGCACCAAAGCAGCATCACCAGCAGCGATTTGGGCTTCGATTTGGAGCTGGTGGGCCGCCGCATGGTGCCCGCCGCGCCTGCCGTCGCCTATATCACCTCGCCCCCGCAGGGAGCGCGGCTGGTGGCGCCGCCCGCCTTGACCTTGAATGCCTTCGCCATGGCTGATTCCCAAACGGCCAGGCAGGTCACCTATTTTATCAACGGCCAGCGCCACGGCGCCGCCCTGGTATATCCTTTTGCCTACCCCTGGCAGAATCCGCCCCCCGGTGAACATGCCCTCGTTGCGGTGGCAGAGTTTGAGGGCGGCCTGGCTGTGACCAGCGCACCGGTGACCATCACTGTTACGCCCCTGCCCCTGCCCGTGCAACCGGTGATGACTACCTGGATTCCGGCCGGCGCCCACTGGCGCTACTGGGACAATGTGAGCGCCGTGCAGCCGGGCTGGAACCAGACCTCTTTTAATGATGCCACCTGGCCGCTGGGACAGGCGCGCTTTGGCTGGGGGTGGGATGGCGAACGCACCGAAATCACCTCCGGCCGCATCACCCATTATTTCCGGAACACCTTTGTGGTGACCAATCCCGCCCTTTATACCGAGCTGGTCTTTCAACTCGTGCGCGACGATGGCGCGGTGGTGTACCTGAACGGGCGGGAAATCTTCCGCAGCAACATGCCGGAAGGTTCGGTGACCGCCAGTACCCTGGCCGCCACCACCGTCAACACGCCGGACGAAACCACCTACTTTGAATCCATCGTCCCGGCGTTGAGCGCCGGTTTGCTGGCCGGCACCAACGTGGTGGCCGTCGAGCTGCACCAGTCCAGCGCCACCAGCTCGGATGGCGGCTTCGATTTGCAGCTCACCGGCCGCGGCACCACCGAGCCGCGCCTGCTCCTCCTCCGCCCCGCCCCCGGCCAGCTCGTGGTGGTGGGAGAAGCCATGACCCTGCAGGCCGCCGCATGGACCGGCCTGGCTTCAGGCGGGGAAACCATTGAATTTTGGGTGGGCAACCAGAAAATTGGCGAAACCGCCCCCGGCGAAACGCAATGGATTTGGCCTAATCCCGCCCTGGGCAGTTATCAAATCACGGCCCGGGTGCGCCTGGCCAATGGCACGGAGCTGGTTTCGGCGCCGGTCTCCGTTACCGTGCAATATCCGCCCTATCAGGCCACTTTAATCACCACTGGCGCCGTGTGGCGCTACTGGGACCGCGGCTCGCTCCCCGCCACCAACTGGCAGCGCCGGGCCTACAGTGACGCCGCCTGGGGTTCCGGACCTGCGCGGCTGGGCTACGGCGATGACGGCGAAGTCACCACCCTGCAAACCGGCCCCAGCAACAACAAGTACCTCTCCTATTATTTCCGCCGCTGGTTCTCCGTGCCTTCCGGCGTGACCTTGACCAATCTGGTCTTCCGCCTTCTGCGCGATGACGGGGCGGTGGTTTATCTCAATGGCGGCGAAGTCTTCCGCAGCAACATGCCACAAGGCCCGGTGGGCTACGCCACCCTGGCGTCCAGCGCTGTTTCCGGCACGGACGAGCAAACTTATTTTGAGTTGAACGCGCCGGTGGCCGGGGTGTTGCCGGGTCTGAATTTGCTGGCGGTGGAAATCCATCAAAACTCGGCCACCAGCAGCGATTTGGCCTTTGACCTGGCCGTTGAAGGCCGGGGCTTCCAAGGTCCATCCCCGGCCACGCTGGCCCCGCCGCCAGAATACCAGGCCGGTCAGCTCCGGCTGCTCTGGCCCGCGCACATGCACGGGTGGGAGCTGTACGCCTCGCCCGCTCTCGGTCCCCAGGCCGACTGGCAGCCGGTCACCGAATCCCTGCTCCTGACCAACGGATTTTATCTCTTCCGCACCACGCCCACCGGCGCCAGCCGCTATTTCCGTCTGGAACAACGGTGA